In the genome of Candidatus Schekmanbacteria bacterium, one region contains:
- a CDS encoding M23 family metallopeptidase has translation MNERLKIYLYAFCIVSLLLIVGGTGFLLGVKHEKTVQRLDTDFLKKRNELLQNENQKYREDIYLLKMQAERVNDFEEKLKDIFGLSSVKNADKDNSGLGGPEETSKDNVIYNFSFYDKGAENLYDTLLDREKVFSDITNFFDKRKFYRSYPPFVYSFLPVPGRIRSRYGTRIDPITGKISFHKGVDLSSPYWTPVRAIADGKVLFAGYDYSGYGRKVIIDHGMGFESLYAHNVKIAVKKGDIVEKGETIAYVGSSGRTTGPHLHFELRYNNRTVNPLLYYYKNRG, from the coding sequence ATGAATGAAAGATTGAAAATTTATCTTTATGCTTTTTGTATAGTATCTTTGCTCCTAATCGTTGGAGGAACAGGATTTCTGTTAGGCGTGAAGCATGAAAAGACTGTGCAGAGGTTGGATACTGATTTCCTGAAAAAAAGAAATGAACTTTTGCAGAATGAAAATCAAAAATATAGAGAAGATATCTATCTTCTAAAAATGCAGGCAGAGAGGGTAAATGATTTCGAAGAAAAGCTGAAAGATATTTTTGGTTTAAGTTCGGTAAAAAACGCTGATAAAGACAATAGTGGTTTGGGAGGTCCGGAAGAAACGAGTAAAGACAATGTGATTTATAATTTTTCCTTCTACGATAAGGGAGCAGAGAATCTTTACGACACATTGTTGGATAGAGAAAAGGTGTTTTCTGATATAACCAACTTTTTTGACAAGAGAAAGTTTTACAGAAGCTATCCGCCTTTTGTCTATTCGTTTCTCCCTGTACCGGGAAGAATCAGGTCACGCTATGGTACGAGAATCGACCCTATAACAGGAAAAATTTCATTTCACAAGGGCGTTGACCTCTCTTCTCCATATTGGACTCCTGTCAGGGCAATTGCTGATGGAAAGGTTCTCTTTGCCGGCTATGACTATTCTGGTTACGGAAGAAAGGTAATAATAGACCATGGAATGGGATTTGAATCTCTCTATGCCCACAATGTCAAAATAGCTGTGAAAAAGGGAGATATTGTGGAAAAGGGAGAAACAATTGCCTATGTCGGTTCAAGTGGAAGAACAACAGGACCACATCTTCATTTTGAGTTGAGATATAATAACAGGACGGTGAATCCTCTCTTATATTATTACAAGAACAGAGGATGA